A region from the Canis lupus dingo isolate Sandy chromosome 9, ASM325472v2, whole genome shotgun sequence genome encodes:
- the GPR179 gene encoding probable G-protein coupled receptor 179, whose protein sequence is MGTRVVVSPHPVWGLLGCCFLCSWALGGPRPSRSLPPLSSQVRLGSVPMWVPPERAEAALAFLYSGDAQQLLGANCSERYEAHGAGARPGLPPVLWRAAGTLVQAANFLNMLLQANDIRESSVEEDVEWYQALVRSVAEGDPRAYRAFLTFDPPPGASHLQLALQATRMGEETILQDLSGSRVQKESPTRAPDTSSLQKRVLTNDLGSLGSPKWPQGDGYVGDMQHVKLSPPFLECQEGQLRPGWLITLSATFYGLKPDLSPEVRGQVQMDVDLQSVDINQCASGPGWYSNTHMCDLNSTQCVPLESRGFVLGHYLCRCRPGFYGASHSGGLEKSAAQPTGQFASSQGSSGRLLQCQRCAEGCTSCIDATPCLVEEALALRAALLACQACCMLAVFLSMLVSYRCRRSKRIRASGVVLLEAILFGSLLLYFPVFILYFKPSVFRCIALRWVRLLGFAAVYGTIILKLYRVLQLFLSRSAQRGPHLSDGRLLQRLGLLLMLVLGFLVVWTVGALERGIYTPLVARGHTPTGRHFYLCHHDRWDYIMVVAEMLLLCWGSFLCYATRAVPSAFHEPRYMGIALHNELLLSAAFHTARFVLVPSLHPDWTLLLFFFHTHSTVTTTLALIFIPKFQRPGAPPREEMVDEVYEDELDLQRSGSYLDSSIASAWSERSLDPGDIRDELKKLYAQLEVHKTKEMAANNPHLPKKRGSSRQGLGRSFMRYLAEFPEALARQHSRDSGSPSRSSLPGSSRRRLLGSGLQESEGPPPLRKSRSTYDHDRHGHHRDQDPPLLDSLLRRKLAKKASRESRESRESGEGPPALGFRSASAHNLTVGERLPRARPAPLQKSLSVVAGSREKALLVASQAYLEETYRQAKEREERKKAEAASASPGRRPSARRLERAQRAPLSAPPSPAKSRSVDSSHTTGRLQEEAARRLPHPPVRHQVSTPIMALSGTCPGEPRMLSPTSTLAPALIPAPAPATTPVPVPVLTSVPVPALAPVPVPPQSPSLLTFICPWENAELPVKKGNVAQEVPSGPERSSLSPAPARAKLWRALSVAVERRGTGENGVDIEDGRVQGGVDEGDEDKPKVFSKSHSLKTPVQQGSMHSLGLAIKALTRSRSTHKEKESREESPETEKGRASGEGVGACPRSPRLGRPKAVSKQAALAPCEDEESLQNQQNAHTSRMLQVCHQEGSREQADRGRRPSQGPGEGKVERVGKARSATLTQARQGTVGDKSTERAKEAAVAGRELLRAGFQSLGNADRRVTEVRPWEVTESEVWQPDSSNKAQICPWEVSEGAPKKGALRQDLDDTQERGKASGKPEPQNVVVARKKPERLVRGQEAICPWEGTDPGSQSPRSASQDSDRAKGKSEAVGRTEARGMEKHQQEAISPEVHPPDIAELCPWEACEGKNGKPFQEGVKKLPQEKQETSKKATFWKEQKLSGDLESFGPWERTDFRGPSAVSTPVLGTAGCSGSLGSSISEVCPWESGDAPIRKAEICPWELGDEVAGKEMLSQGTSGEFLQEKGKASRKGLFGEMGEQTGKAVEKSHQQQESVCPPESRALGPSSPRLDNSSAKVGGQLFSNGGRATQVGPQGDSRPELKEVTPARAELCPWEVNERIREDWTTGQTTKAGGSQKDVEKAPGTSGMRDGTPWEKPKEQIPKQEAVCPWENVDPGSFSPQPGSQDTDGPKASFHTSGKVGSKTAEVCPWDAEDTVPAEKAEVCPWEVSAEARQERALGVEATRKFPNDTGKASAGPGPSETAVTALKMPERPAWEREVACPWESLDPGSSSWHSDTLGTDRPKAGFQELDRVGCRAAEVCPWEAEEAPTSEKAKICPWEVNEGAPGMGLEQESGGDSARQGEKTLEKERLTSSGEDISNQETKQSQEQEAICPWEDLREPPAQGAEVSDSSLSMSSKVAEGCSLEVRNKAAEKGDLTQDPKMGSLPQHKTPDKASSSTAGEFPTENEREASHELQSICPWESGAPASAFSPPDSQCRNLPKAGSQGLAEVCPWDAPTPDSSAKAEICPWEVTEGVPDEVMASQDRKGKPPEEKEKAPGRPEPKAVAAQEKPERADGRKEAVCPWERQDCGAPSPQPAPRAADRSKGSSEVAGSVGAKVAEMCPWEAEEAPAKAVEICPWEVNEEATEKGRLEQEVDSKSPGQGEILQKIAPEGNEEHFLKAAEVSREQETVCPWEDASSGAPVPQPDAPNACPPKGSPHGASGMVSRMAELCQWEVTDPEGNKIRGTMADICDWEGPGAPSEEFGLLALPATRTEIFFPTAPENPPCLLVHRPAGGLLPESKSPRPEVSKVPTTFTPEGARELQGTSGHGPRTGSAPELSLQEAEAQEPSLLTEDRGQVASTALHEQLSPPTVYPWDCE, encoded by the exons ATGGGCACCAGGGTAGTGGTCTCACCCCACCCTGTGTGGGGGCTGCTGGGCTGCTGTTTCCTCTGCAGCTGGGCTCTGGGGGGTCCGCGGCCCTCCCGCTCTCTGCCACCTCTGTCCTCCCAAGTCAGACTGGGGTCTGTGCCCATGTGGGTGCCCCCAGAGAGGGCTGAGGCAGCCCTGGCTTTTCTCTACTCTGGTGATGCCCAACAGCTGTTGGGGGCTAATTGCAGTGAGCGCTACGAAGCCCATGGCGCAGGAGCCAGACCAGGGCTCCCCCCAGTCCTATGGAGGGCAGCAGGCACCCTCGTCCAGGCTGCTAATTTCCTCAACATGCTGCTACAAGCCAACGACATCCGTGAGTCCAGTGTGGAGGAGGATGTGGAGTGGTACCAGGCACTGGTCCGCAGTGTGGCCGAGGGGGACCCAAGGGCATACCGGGCTTTTCTGACCTTTGACCCTCCACCAGGGGCCAGCCACCTGCAGCTGGCCCTGCAGGCCACCCGGATGGGGGAGGAGACCATCCTTCAAGACTTGTCTGGGAGCAGAGTACAGAAGGAGAGCCCTACCCGGGCCCCGGACACCTCTTCCCTACAGAAGCGAGTGCTGACCAATGACCTAGGGAGCCTCGGCAGCCCCAAGTGGCCACAGGGGGATGGCTATGTGGGGGACATGCAGCATGTGAAGCTATCTCCTCCCTTTCTGGAATGCCAGGAGGGTCAGCTCCGTCCTGGCTGGCTTATCACACTTTCTGCCACCTTCTATGGACTCAAGCCAGACCTCAGCCCAGAGGTCAG GGGGCAGGTGCAGATGGACGTGGATCTTCAGAGTGTGGACATCAATCAGTGTGCCAGCGGGCCAGGCTGGTACTCTAACACACACATGTGTGATCTCAACAGCACCCAG TGTGTCCCCTTGGAGAGTCGGGGCTTTGTCCTTGGCCACTACCTTTGCCGCTGCCGACCCGGCTTCTATGGGGCAAGCCACTCTGGGG GGTTAGAAAAGAGTGCTGCCCAGCCGACTGGACAATTCGCGTCCTCTCAAGGCAGCTCTGGGAGGCTGCTGCAGTGCCAGCGATGTGCCGAGGGCTGCACCAGCTGCATAGATGCCACGCCGTGCCTGGTGGAGGAAGCCCTGGCGCTGCGGGCAGCACTGCTAGCCTGCCAGGCCTGCTGTATGCTGGCCGTCTTCCTGAGCATGCTGGTCTCCTACCGTTGCCGCCGGAGCAAG AGGATCCGAGCCTCTGGAGTTGTCCTGCTGGAAGCCATCCTTTTTGGATCCCTGCTGCTCTACTTCCCT GTCTTCATCCTGTACTTCAAGCCCAGTGTATTCCGCTGCATCGCTCTCCGCTGGGTCCGGTTGCTGGGTTTTGCCGCTGTCTACGGCACCATTATACTCAAGCTTTATAG AGTGCTCCAGCTGTTCCTGTCTCGATCGGCCCAGCGGGGCCCCCACCTGAGCGATGGGCGTCTGCTGCAGCGGCTGGGGCTGCTCCTGATGCTAGTGCTGGGCTTCCTGGTGGTGTGGACGGTGGGGGCCCTGGAACGAGGCATCTACACGCCCCTGGTAGCCCGAGGCCACACTCCCACGGGCCGCCACTTCTACCTCTGCCATCACGACCGCTGGGACTACATCATGGTTGTGG CCGAGATGCTGCTCCTGTGCTGGGGCAGCTTTCTCTGCTATGCCACCCGAGCTGTACCCTCAGCCTTCCACGAGCCGCGCTATATGGGCATCGCCCTGCACAATGAGCTGCTGCTCTCTGCTGCCTTCCACACAGCCAG GTTTGTGCTGGTTCCTTCCCTGCACCCAGACTGGACCctgctcctcttcttcttccacaCCCATAGCACGGTCACCACCACACTGGCTCTGATCTTCATTCCTAAG TTCCAGAGGCCGGGGGCTCCTCCCCGAGAGGAGATGGTGGATGAGGTGTACGAGGATGAGCTGGACCTGCAGCGCTCAGGCTCCTACCTGGACAGCAGCATTGCCTCAGCCTGGAGTGAGCGCAGCCTGGACCCTGGAGACATTCGG gacgAGCTAAAGAAGCTCTACGCCCAGCTGGAAGTCCACAAGACCAAGGAAATGGCCGCGAACAACCCGCACCTGCCTAAAAAGCGGGGCAGCTCGCGCCAGGGCCTGGGCCGCTCCTTCATGAGGTACCTGGCCGAGTTCCCAGAGGCCCTGGCCCGCCAGCACTCCCGGGATTCGGGCTCCCCCAGCCGCAGCAGCCTGCCCGGCTCCTCGCGCCGCCGGCTCCTCGGCTCCGGCCTCCAGGAGTCCGAAGGGCCCCCGCCCCTGCGCAAGTCCCGCAGCACCTACGACCACGACCGCCACGGCCACCACCGGGATCAGGACCCGCCGCTCCTCGACTCGCTGCTGCGGAGGAAGCTGGCCAAGAAGGCCTCAAGGGAAAGCAGGGAGAGTCGGGAGTCAGGGGAGGGGCCCCCCGCCCTGGGCTTCAGGTCGGCCAGTGCCCACAACCTGACGGTGGGCGAGAGGCTCCCCAGGGCCCGGCCCGCGCCGCTGCAGAAGTCGCTGAGCGTGGTGGCAGGCTCCCGGGAAAAGGCCCTGCTCGTGGCCAGCCAGGCCTACCTGGAGGAGACCTATCGGCAGGCCAAGGAgcgagaggagagaaagaaggccGAGGCAGCCTCGGCGAGCCCCGGGAGGAGGCCGTCGGCCAGGAGGCTGGAGCGAGCTCAAAGGGCCCCCCTGtcagccccaccctccccagccaAGAGCCGCAGTGTGGACAGCTCCCACACCACCGGGAGGCTTCAGGAGGAGGCTGCCAGAAGGCTGCCTCACCCACCTGTCCGGCACCAGGTCTCCACACCCATCATGGCCCTGTCTGGAACCTGCCCGGGAGAGCCAAGGATGCTATCTCCCACCTCCACCTTGGCTCCAGCTCTGAtaccagctccagccccagccacgACCCCGGTCCCGGTCCCAGTCCTGACCTCGGTCCCCGTCCCTGCCCTGGCACCAGTCCCGGTACCCCCCCAAAGCCCCAGCTTACTCACCTTCATCTGCCCCTGGGAGAATGCAGAACTGCCAGTCAAGAAAGGAAATGTGGCTCAGGAAGTTCCCTCAGGCCCAGAGCGAAGcagcctgtcccctgccccagctcGGGCCAAGCTCTGGAGAGCCCTCTCTGTTGCAGTCGAAAGAAGGGGCACTGGAGAGAATGGGGTGGACATAGAGGATGGACGTGTCCAAGGGGGAGTTGATGAGGGGGACGAGGACAAGCCCAAGGTCTTCTCTAAATCCCACAGCCTCAAGACCCCTGTTCAGCAGGGCTCCATGCACAGCCTAGGCTTGGCTATCAAAGCGCTGACCCGTTCTCGGAGCACTCACAAAGAGAAGGAGAGCAGGGAAGAGAGTCCCGAGACCGAGAAGGGAAGAGCTTCAGGAGAGGGTGTGGGGGCGTGCCCCAGGTCTCCCAGGCTAGGCCGGCCCAAGGCGGTGAGTAAGCAGGCTGCCCTTGCACCCTGCGAGGATGAGGAGTCCCTCCAGAACCAACAGAACGCTCACACCAGCAGAATGCTTCAAGTCTGTCACCAGGAGGGCAGCAGGGAACAAGCTGACAGAGGTAGGAGGCcatcccagggtccaggggagGGGAAAGTAGAGAGAGTGGGTAAAGCCAGGTCTGCTACACTGACACAAGCCAGGCAGGGCACGGTTGGGGACAAAAGCACTGAGCGAGCAAAAGAAGCCGCTGTGGCGGGGCGGGAACTGCTCAGAGCTGGCTTTCAGTCCCTAGGCAATGCTGACCGCAGGGTGACAGAGGTACGCCCCTGGGAAGTCACAGAGTCAGAAGTGTGGCAGCCTGACAGTAGCAACAAGGCCCAGATCTGCCCCTGGGAGGTGAGCGAGGGAGCCCCTAAGAAGGGGGCATTACGACAAGATCTAGATGACActcaagagagagggaaagcctCAGGAAAGCCAGAGCCCCAAAATGTGGTTGTTGCTCGGAAAAAGCCAGAGAGGCTGGTCAGAGGGCAGGAGGCCATATGTCCCTGGGAGGGTACCGATCCTGGGAGTCAGTCCCCTCGGTCAGCCTCTCAGGACTCTGATAGAGCCAAGGGCAAGTCTGAGGCAGTGGGCAGAACAGAAGCTAGAGGGATGGAGAAGCATCAGCAGGAAGCCATTAGCCCCGAAGTTCATCCACCTGACATTGCAGAGCTCTGCCCCTGGGAAGCATGTGAGGGAAAGAATGGGAAACCATTCCAGGAGGGAGTGAAGAAGCTTCCCCAGGAAAAGCAGGAAACCTCCAAGAAAGCTACTTTCTGGAAAGAACAGAAACTGAGTGGAGACTTGGAGTCTTTTGGTCCATGGGAGAGGACAGATTTCCGGGGTCCCTCAGCAGTCTCTACCCCAGTCCTGGGAACTGCAGGGTGCTCCGGGAGCTTGGGCAGTAGCATCTCGGAGGTGTGTCCATGGGAGTCAGGAGATGCTCCTATCAGGAAAGCAGAGATCTGTCCCTGGGAGCTGGGTGATGAGGTAGCAGGAAAGGAAATGCTAAGTCAGGGGACAAGTGGAGAATTTCTCCAGGAAAAGGGGAAGGCCTCCAGAAAAGGGCTCTTTGGAGAGATGGGAGAACAAACCGGGAAGGCAGTGGAGAAAAGTCATCAACAGCAGGAGTCAGTGTGTCCCCCAGAGAGTAGAGCCCTTGGGCCCTCCAGCCCACGTCTAGATAATTCCTCAGCCAAAGTTGGTGGCCAACTCTTTAGCAATGGAGGAAGAGCAACGCAGGTAGGTCCCCAGGGAGATTCCAGGCCAGAGCTAAAGGAAGTAACACCTGCCAGGGCAGAACTCTGTCCCTGGGaggtaaatgaaagaataagagagGACTGGACAACGGGCCAGACAACAAAAGCAGGAGGATCTcaaaaggatgtggagaaagcacCTGGAACATCAGGGATGAGAGATGGCACACCTTGGGAAAAGCCCAAGGAACAGATCCCAAAGCAGGAAGCAGTCTGTCCTTGGGAGAACGTGGACCCTGGCAGCTTCTCCCCACAGCCGGGCTCTCAAGACACAGATGGACCCAAAGCCAGTTTTCATACATCAGGCAAGGTGGGAAGTAAAACTGCCGAGGTCTGTCCATGGGATGCGGAGGACACTGTGCCTGCCGAGAAGGCTGAGGTCTGTCCCTGGGAGGTGAGTGCTGAAGCAAGGCAGGAAAGGGCTTTGGGAGTTGAGGCCACTAGGAAATTTCCAAATGACACAGGAAAGGCTTCTGCGGGTCCCGGACCCAGTGAGACAGCTGTTACTGCTTTGAAGATGCCAGAGAGGCCAGCCTGGGAGCGAGAGGTGGCCTGTCCCTGGGAAAGCTTGGATCCAGGCAGCTCCTCTTGGCATTCTGACACTCTGGGCACTGACAGACCAAAAGCTGGATTCCAGGAGCTAGACCGGGTGGGCTGCAGGGCAGCTGAGGTGTGTCCCTGGGAAGCGGAGGAAGCACCTACCAGTGAGAAAGCCAAGATCTGTCCCTGGGAGGTGAATGAAGGAGCTCCTGGGATGGGATTGGAACAAGAGAGCGGAGGTGACTCAgcaaggcagggggagaaaaCTCTAGAAAAGGAGAGACTCACCTCCTCCGGAGAAGATATATCAAATCAGGAGACAAAACAGAGTCAAGAGCAGGAAGCTATTTGTCCTTGGGAGGACTTGAGGGAACCCCCTGCTCAGGGTGCTGAGGTCTCAGACTCGTCTCTCAGCATGAGTAGCAAAGTGGCAGAGGGATGTTCCTTGGAGGTAAGGAATAAGGCAGCAGAGAAAGGGGACCTGACACAAGACCCAAAGATGGGCTCCCTCCCACAACACAAAACCCCAGACAAAGCCTCATCTTCAACGGCAGGAGAATTCCCTACTGAAAATGAGAGGGAAGCAAGCCACGAGCTACAATCGATCTGTCCATGGGAAAGTGGGGCCCCAGCCAGTGCTTTCTCCCCCCCAGACAGTCAGTGCCGTAACCTACCTAAAGCTGGCTCTCAGGGACTGGCTGAGGTGTGCCCGTGGGATGCTCCCACACCTGACAGCAGCGCCAAAGCGGAGATCTGCCCCTGGGAGGTAACTGAAGGAGTCCCTGACGAAGTAATGGCAAGccaagacagaaaaggaaaacctccagaggagaaagagaaagccccAGGAAGACCAGAGCCCAAAGCTGTGGCAGCTCAAGAAAAGCCAGAGAGGGCTGATGGGAGAAAGGAGGCAGTGTGTCCCTGGGAGAGGCAAGATTGTGGGGCTCCGTCTCCACAGCCAGCCCCACGAGCTGCTGACAGAAGCAAAGGCAGTTCTGAGGTGGCAGGCAGTGTGGGGGCCAAGGTGGCAGAAATGTGTCCGTGGGAAGCAGAAGAGGCTCCTGCTAAAGCAGTGGAAATCTGCCCTTGGGAGGTGAATGAAGAagccacagagaaagggagacttGAGCAAGAGGTGGACAGTAAATCCCCAGGACAGGGAGAAATCCTTCAAAAGATAGCACCTGAAGGGAATGAAGAACACTTCCTCAAAGCAGCAGAAGTCAGCAGAGAGCAGGAGACAGTCTGCCCCTGGGAAGATGCAAGTTCAGGGGCACCTGTCCCCCAGCCAGATGCTCCGAATGCTTGCCCACCCAAAGGCAGTCCCCATGGAGCAAGCGGTATGGTGAGCAGGATGGCAGAGCTGTGTCAATGGGAAGTCACAGATCCAGAAGGAAATAAGATAAGGGGCACCATGGCAGACATTTGTGATTGGGAGGGACCTGGAGCCCCCTCTGAGGAATTTGGCCTTTTGGCTTTACCAGCAACTCGGacagaaatatttttccccaCGGCCCCTGAGAACCCACCATGCCTTTTAGTTCACAGACCTGCAGGCGGCTTACTTCCAGAGAGCAAAAGCCCCCGCCCTGAGGTGAGCAAGGTACCCACCACTTTTACTCCGGAAGGTGCCAGAGAGCTCCAAGGAACTTCAGGACATGGGCCGAGGACTGGCTCAGCCCCAGAACTGAGTCTccaggaagctgaagctcaggaACCCTCCCTCTTAACTGAAGACCGAGGACAAGTGGCTTCTACAGCTCTACATGAGCAACTCTCCCCTCCAACTGTCTATCCTTGGGACTGCGAGTAA
- the MRPL45 gene encoding 39S ribosomal protein L45, mitochondrial isoform X1, translating into MAAPTPRGLHCLSKALGWWSRQPVLVTQSTVVVPVRTKKRFTPPTYEPKYKSEKEFMEYARKAGLVIPPERLERPLHLACTAGIFDAYVPPEGDARLSSLAKEGLAQRSEQLKKKVASQLSIRKIREHDPNFKIKDFPEKAKDIFIEAHLCLNNSDHDRLHTLVTENCFPDMVWDIKYKTVRWSFVESLEPPQVVQVRCSNLLNQGNIYGQVTVRMHTRQTLAIYDRFGRLMYGQEDVPRDVLEYVVFEKHLVNPYGSWRMHGKITPPWAPHKQPILKTVMIPGPQLKPWEDYEEPQGEAHKL; encoded by the exons ATGGCAGCCCCCACACCGCGGGGTTTGCATTGTTTATCCAAAGCCTTAGGATGGTGGTCTCGGCAG CCTGTCCTGGTGACTCAGTCCACAGTTGTAGTTCCAGTGAGAACTAAAAAACGTTTCACACCTCCTACTTATGAACCCAAATACAAATCAGAAAAGGAGTTTATGGAATATGCCCGGAAAGCAGGACTGGTCATTCCTCCAGAACGTTTGGAGCGTCCACTGCATCTGGCCTGTACAG CTGGTATCTTTGATGCCTATGTTCCTCCAGAGGGTGATGCTCGCTTGTCATCTCTTGCAAAGGAAGGACTGGCACAGAGAAGTGAACAACTGAAGAAGAAGGTGGCATCACAATTGTC AATCCGGAAGATAAGAGAACATgatcctaattttaaaataaaggacttCCCCGAAAAAGCTaaggatatttttattgaagCTCACCTTTGTCTAAACAA ctcaGACCATGACCGGCTTCATACCTTGGTAACTGAAAACTGTTTTCCG GACATGGTCTGGGACATCAAGTATAAGACGGTCCGCTGGAGCTTCGTAGAATCTTTAGAGCCACCCCAGGTGGTTCAGGTTCGCTGTTCGAATCTGCTGAACCAGGGCAACATATACGGCCAGGTCACTGTCCGCATGCACACCCGACAG ACTCTGGCCATCTATGACCGGTTTGGCCGGCTAATGTATGGACAGGAAGATGTGCCCAGGGATGTCCTGGAGTATGTTGTGTTTGAAAAGCACCTGGTAAATCCCTATGGGAGCTGGAGAATGCATGGCAAGATCACCCCTCCATGGGCACCCCATAAGCAGCCCATCCTTAAG ACGGTGATGATCCCTGGGCCCCAGCTGAAACCCTGGGAAGACTATGAAGAGCCACAAGGAGAGGCCCATAAACTTTAG
- the MRPL45 gene encoding 39S ribosomal protein L45, mitochondrial isoform X2: MAAPTPRGLHCLSKALGWWSRQPVLVTQSTVVVPVRTKKRFTPPTYEPKYKSEKEFMEYARKAGLVIPPERLERPLHLACTAGIFDAYVPPEGDARLSSLAKEGLAQRSEQLKKKVASQLSSDHDRLHTLVTENCFPDMVWDIKYKTVRWSFVESLEPPQVVQVRCSNLLNQGNIYGQVTVRMHTRQTLAIYDRFGRLMYGQEDVPRDVLEYVVFEKHLVNPYGSWRMHGKITPPWAPHKQPILKTVMIPGPQLKPWEDYEEPQGEAHKL, from the exons ATGGCAGCCCCCACACCGCGGGGTTTGCATTGTTTATCCAAAGCCTTAGGATGGTGGTCTCGGCAG CCTGTCCTGGTGACTCAGTCCACAGTTGTAGTTCCAGTGAGAACTAAAAAACGTTTCACACCTCCTACTTATGAACCCAAATACAAATCAGAAAAGGAGTTTATGGAATATGCCCGGAAAGCAGGACTGGTCATTCCTCCAGAACGTTTGGAGCGTCCACTGCATCTGGCCTGTACAG CTGGTATCTTTGATGCCTATGTTCCTCCAGAGGGTGATGCTCGCTTGTCATCTCTTGCAAAGGAAGGACTGGCACAGAGAAGTGAACAACTGAAGAAGAAGGTGGCATCACAATTGTC ctcaGACCATGACCGGCTTCATACCTTGGTAACTGAAAACTGTTTTCCG GACATGGTCTGGGACATCAAGTATAAGACGGTCCGCTGGAGCTTCGTAGAATCTTTAGAGCCACCCCAGGTGGTTCAGGTTCGCTGTTCGAATCTGCTGAACCAGGGCAACATATACGGCCAGGTCACTGTCCGCATGCACACCCGACAG ACTCTGGCCATCTATGACCGGTTTGGCCGGCTAATGTATGGACAGGAAGATGTGCCCAGGGATGTCCTGGAGTATGTTGTGTTTGAAAAGCACCTGGTAAATCCCTATGGGAGCTGGAGAATGCATGGCAAGATCACCCCTCCATGGGCACCCCATAAGCAGCCCATCCTTAAG ACGGTGATGATCCCTGGGCCCCAGCTGAAACCCTGGGAAGACTATGAAGAGCCACAAGGAGAGGCCCATAAACTTTAG